A part of Botrytis cinerea B05.10 chromosome 2, complete sequence genomic DNA contains:
- the Bckre5 gene encoding Bckre5: MGGFTLPWGLSGALLASTYLHSICATASPAINVGLQTSFPSAPYLIELLETAATENVSSYFPLLDRIADGYFAKASTDKDLYDNFIKVLTEDGHMDAEALSSYKLALSMRVAAPRIEAQFQYYHTAAEASIKTEQSSSCPTWVLFDGHQYCSPTLDEPHGTVTGNSQTQELPFDYVLGNPTGPHSILYADITSPTFGLFHKTLVKTAREGKTSYRLRHRRAIDAGSNKPLMIPGYGVELALKRTDYIVIDDRKDDDEGTTKSKTEAKVKFEDEEVADLKPLSTSELSSLGLKASSFIMQSERPFDSLIKLSQDFPKHSSAIASHNVSSDFFAEHNYNRGKLVPAGVNVWWMNGVQMIDRQIDAIAILDILRKERRLINGVRDLGLTGPEAVQLLSHSSISEAKSDGDVQRFDWRDEIEGGSVIMWLNDIEKDKRYQEFPETLGALLQRTYPGQLPSVRKEIFNLVIPVDFSAIEDVALVAETLASFVKRKLVLHIGLVPITTSPAAVEQTRVLYHLLDVYGLSGAIAYLEASVMNGVAGPTEKSFQAATEGREVRAEKIAIPLVDLLKSDHYNDRIDAASRWTTRLSADGEFPPIFVDGVALSRDENWLQAMVQRLTADLQVIQQGVFNNLFTQESYIPDFFLSEATPRRNSLIVPESDKNLKIIDITTLSKQHGDVLSKLPKIGSDSASPKEDWAHMILVADLSSASGLELLFSAVKFRESVPALEITILHNSPGEMKTSDFSTHLFSHVQKKSDKPLVDAQVLPSLVSPEGPELDLTTQDSARTYWKEAGPLVRAAGLSPGENVILLNGRLVGPIPAGSKLNQEDFEQLISYERAKRITPVYAAMQSLGLSDKIADPLAGAKISSMVALSSVSDTPDGIFEQAPTNRISAFDVWNSSYTSIETGDSSTATIHMTVTIDPASEQGQKWVPIVKAISELEGVYLKMFLNPKERLQELPVKRFYRYVLESKPNFDDEGALIEPGASFTGVPQEALLTVKLDIPPAWLVAPKVSIHDPDNIKLSSIKADVDALYELEHILIEGHSRDMPSGSPPRGAQLILGTERDPHFADTIIMSNLGYFQFKANPGFYKIDLQSGRSSEIFKIDSIGSKGWAPGPGDDTSEVVLMSFQGATLYPRLSRKPGMEGEDVLEAKVESAMDYVSRGLNFAQGILGSKTKAAAAVEEQAEINIFSVASGHLYERMLNIMMVSVMKNTKHTVKFWFIEQFLSPSFKDFIPHLAAEYGFKYEMVTYKWPHWLRGQTEKQREIWGYKILFLDVLFPLSLDKVIFVDADQIVRTDMIELVNHDLQGAPYGFTPMCDSRTEMEGFRFWKQGYWEKFLRGLPYHISALYVVDLRRFRQIAAGDRLRQQYQSLSADPNSLSNLDQDLPNHMQQVLPIHSLPQEWLWCETWCSDESLKEARTIDLCNNPLTKEPKLDRARRQVPEWTLYDDEITAVDKKRKGINGDRNESAEGRNTKSRTLEEIVDTKTKKDEL, encoded by the exons ATGGGAGGCTTCACTTTGCCATGGGGACTCTCGGGAGCTCTGTTGGCATCTACATATCTTCATTCCATATGTGCTACCGCTAGCCCAGCCATCAATGTTGGCTTGCAAACATCTTTCCCCTCAGCCCCATATCTCATTGAGCTGCT AGAAACTGCAGCAACAGAAAATGTTTCCTCGTACTTCCCTCTTCTTGACCGAATTGCGGACGGCTATTTTGCAAAAGCATCCACCGACAAAGACCTATATgacaattttataaaagttctGACAGAAGATGGTCATATGGATGCGGAGGCACTTTCATCATACAAGCTTGCATTGTCAATGAGAGTGGCTGCGCCCCGCATTGAAgcacaatttcaatattatcacACTGCCGCAGAGGCCTCTATAAAAACAGAGCAAAGTTCATCCTGTCCAACATGGGTGCTCTTCGATGGGCATCAGTATTGTTCACCCACATTGGATGAACCTCACGGCACAGTGACCGGCAATTC ACAAACACAAGAACTACCATTTGACTATGTTCTCGGGAATCCTACCGGACCCCATTCCATCTTATATGCTGATATAACATCCCCAACATTTGGGTTATTCCACAAGACCTTGGTAAAAACTGCCCGTGAAGGTAAAACATCTTATCGTCTCCGTCATAGGCGCGCGATCGATGCTGGCTCGAATAAGCCTCTCATGATTCCCGGCTATGGTGTAGAGCTCGCCCTTAAAAGAACTGACTATATCGTGATTGATGACCgcaaagatgatgatgagggaaCAACTAAATCCAAGACCGAGGCCAAGGtcaaatttgaagatgaggaggtaGCTGATCTCAAGCCCCTCTCCACATCAGAGCTTTCTTCACTGGGGCTCAAAGCATCTAGTTTCATTATGCAGAGTGAAAGACCATTTGATTCCCTGATCAAGCTTTCACAAGACTTTCCAAAACATTCCAGTGCTATAGCTTCCCACAACGTCTCTTCCGATTTCTTTGCGGAGCACAATTACAACCGCGGCAAATTGGTCCCTGCAGGCGTCAATGTATGGTGGATGAACGGTGTACAAATGATTGATCGTCAAATTGATGCTATAGCCATCCTCGATATTTTacgaaaggaaagaagactCATCAATGGTGTTCGCGATCTTGGGTTGACAGGACCTGAAGCTGTCCAGCTACTCTCCCATTCTAGCATCTCCGAAGCTAAGAGTGATGGAGACGTTCAAAGATTTGATTggagagatgaaattgaggGAGGTAGTGTTATCATGTGGTTGAATGACATCGAAAAGGATAAACGCTACCAAGAATTTCCCGAGACTCTTGGCGCCTTACTACAAAGAACATATCCTGGCCAGCTACCCTCAGTCCGTAAGGAAATTTTTAACTTGGTTATACCAGTGGATTTCAGCGCGATAGAAGACGTAGCACTGGTTGCTGAAACACTTGCAAGTTTCGTCAAAAGAAAGTTAGTCCTCCATATTGGGCTTGTTCCAATTACCACTTCTCCAGCCGCTGTAGAGCAAACAAGGGTCTTGTATCATCTTTTGGATGTTTATGGACTCTCTGGAGCTATTGCTTATCTTGAGGCTTCTGTTATGAATGGGGTAGCTGGCCCTACTGAAAAGTCTTTCCAGGCCGCTACCGAGGGACGAGAGGTCCGAGCCGAGAAGATAGCAATTCCTCTTGTGGATTTACTGAAGTCAGATCATTATAATGATAGAATTGATGCTGCCAGCCGCTGGACCACAAGACTCTCTGCGGATGGCGAATTCCCACCAATCTTCGTAGATGGAGTCGCGCTTTCCAGAGATGAAAATTGGTTGCAAGCAATGGTTCAGCGGCTCACCGCAGACTTGCAAGTTATTCAGCAGGGAGTTTTCAACAACTTATTTACCCAAGAATCTTACATCCCAGACTTCTTCCTTTCCGAAGCAACACCACGACGAAACTCCCTCATAGTTCCAGAGAGCGACAAGAATCTGaagataattgatattaCCACTCTTTCGAAGCAACATGGCGATGTTCTTTCCAAATTACCAAAGATTGGATCAGATTCGGCATCGCCTAAGGAGGATTGGGCTCACATGATTCTGGTAGCAGATTTATCATCTGCTTCTGGTTTGGAACTCCTTTTCTCAGCGGTCAAATTTCGGGAATCTGTTCCAGCTCTCGAGATTACCATCCTACACAATTCTCCCGGTGAAATGAAAACGTCGGATTTCAGTACCCATTTGTTTTCACATGTCCAGAAGAAGTCAGACAAACCACTTGTCGATGCACAAGTTTTGCCTAGTTTAGTGAGCCCTGAAGGACCTGAATTGGATCTTACGACTCAAGATTCCGCAAGGACTTATTGGAAGGAAGCTGGTCCACTGGTCCGAGCTGCAGGCTTATCACCAGGTGAAAATGTCATCTTGCTCAATGGACGGCTTGTTGGGCCAATACCTGCTGGCTCCAAACTCAACCAAGAAGATTTCGAACAGTTGATCTCATATGAACGTGCTAAACGTATAACTCCTGTTTATGCTGCCATGCAAAGTCTTGGATTGTCAGATAAGATTGCCGATCCTTTGGCTGGTGCCAAAATTTCCTCGATGGTTGCGTTGTCATCTGTATCAGATACACCCGATGGTATATTTGAGCAGGCACCAACTAACAGAATCAGTGCATTTGACGTTTGGAACTCTTCTTATACATCCATTGAAACAGGAGATTCATCAACTGCAACCATACATATGACTGTTACTATCGATCCAGCCAGTGAACAAGGGCAGAAGTGGGTCCCAATCGTGAAGGCGATATCTGAACTCGAAGGAGTCTATCTTAAGATGTTCTTAAACCCCAAAGAACGCCTCCAAGAGCTTCCAGTCAAGAGGTTCTATAGATATGTACTAGAATCGAAGCCCAATTTTGACGACGAAGGTGCTTTGATTGAGCCTGGTGCCTCGTTTACCGGTGTGCCACAGGAGGCATTGTTGACTGTCAAGTTGGACATACCACCAGCATGGCTAGTTGCCCCTAAAGTTTCTATCCACGATCCAGATAACATCAAACTCAGCTCTATCAAGGCTGATGTAGATGCGTTATATGAGCTTGAACATATTCTCATTGAAGGTCACTCAAGGGACATGCCATCTGGCAGTCCTCCTCGCGGAGCACAACTTATTCTAGGAACTGAGAGAGACCCGCATTTTGCCGACACCATAATAATGTCTAACCTAGGGTACTTCCAATTCAAAGCCAATCCTGGATTTTACAAGATTGATCTACAGAGTGGAAGAAGCtctgaaatattcaaaattgatagCATAGGCTCAAAAGGATGGGCGCCTGGTCCTGGTGATGATACCTCAGAAGTTGTTCTCATGAGCTTTCAAGGAGCCACTCTATATCCTCGCCTTTCTCGCAAGCCTGGTATGGAAGGAGAAGACGTTCTTGAAGCTAAGGTTGAATCTGCAATGGATTACGTCTCCCGAGGATTAAACTTTGCGCAAGGCATCTTGGGTAGCAAAACAAAAGCTGCTGCAGCGGTGGAAGAGCAGGCTGAGATCAATATTTTCTCCGTTGCTAGTGGCCATCTTTATGAGCGGATGCTGAATATAATGATGGTCAGTGTCATGAAGAACACGAAGCACACGGTAAAATTCTGGTTCATTGAGCAATTTTTGTCCCCATCttttaaagatttcattCCTCATCTTGCCGCAGAATATGGCTTCAAATACGAAATGGTAACGTATAAATGGCCTCATTGGCTCCGAGGACAAACTGAGAAGCAACGTGAGATCTGGGGCTACAAAATTCTCTTCCTGGATGTTCTTTTCCCATTATCCTTAGATAAGGTTATCTTCGTGGATGCCGATCAAATCGTTCGTACAGATATGATCGAGCTCGTAAATCATGATCTTCAAGGTGCACCATATGGCTTCACTCCTATGTGCGATAGCAGAACCGAAATGGAGGGTTTCCGTTTCTGGAAACAAGGCTACTGGGAGAAATTCCTTCGCGGCTTACCATACCATATCAGTGCTCTCTACGTTGTAGATCTCCGCCGATTCCGCCAGATCGCTGCCGGAGATCGTCTTcgtcaacaatatcaatcgCTCTCTGCAGACCCAAATAGTTTGTCAAACTTGGATCAAGATTTACCAAACCATATGCAACAGGTTCTTCCTATCCACAGTCTACCGCAAGAATGGCTTTGGTGTGAAACTTGGTGCAGTGACGAGAGTCTTAAAGAGGCGAGAACGATTGATTTGTGCAACAATCCTTTGACCAAGGAACCGAAGTTGGATAGAGCAAGGAGACAGGTACCAGAGTGGACATTGTATGACGATGAGATTACGGCTGTtgacaagaagagaaagggaatcAATGGAGATAGAAACGAGAGTGCGGAGGGTAGGAATACGAAAAGTAGAACATTGGAGGAGATAGTGGATACAAAAACCAAGAAAGATGAGTTGTAG